One genomic region from Sphingobacterium multivorum encodes:
- a CDS encoding helix-turn-helix transcriptional regulator, which produces MNGLFKIYKVDADEALRIQQSKNEIHQHDFEELIIGVTGKLEHFIDFKTTTYTAPFISFVTQGKTHRVKPLLHNGSIEFWVIRFKSEFIPETTFQLYAHFHENATLTFASPNCFGRLTILCELMQQECLQTSVDYAVIKQLLSTIFTMIESERKRQFPDSQQQLKNQSTTFTSFLSILEENYRRPEGVNFYAEKLFMSARNLNLICQSILQQSVSEIIETRKLIEAKNLLLTTTKTISEIGFELGYQDKAYFTNVFKKKAGMTPSEFRNEIQKLISE; this is translated from the coding sequence TTGAACGGACTTTTCAAAATTTATAAAGTTGATGCCGACGAGGCATTGCGCATACAGCAATCCAAAAACGAAATACATCAACATGATTTCGAGGAATTGATTATTGGTGTAACAGGAAAGCTCGAGCATTTTATCGATTTTAAAACAACAACCTACACCGCTCCTTTTATAAGTTTTGTCACTCAGGGCAAAACCCACCGCGTTAAACCTCTTTTGCATAACGGTAGTATTGAATTTTGGGTCATTCGATTTAAAAGTGAATTTATCCCCGAAACGACATTCCAGCTCTACGCCCACTTTCATGAAAATGCAACCTTAACCTTTGCCAGCCCCAATTGCTTCGGCAGATTGACGATCTTATGTGAACTAATGCAGCAGGAATGCTTACAAACGAGCGTAGATTATGCCGTCATCAAACAGCTATTGAGCACTATCTTTACCATGATTGAATCTGAACGGAAAAGGCAATTTCCAGACAGCCAACAGCAATTAAAAAACCAGAGTACAACGTTCACAAGCTTTCTATCTATATTGGAAGAGAACTACCGCCGTCCCGAAGGCGTTAATTTTTACGCAGAGAAGCTTTTTATGTCCGCAAGAAACCTAAATTTAATTTGTCAGAGCATATTACAACAAAGCGTTTCTGAGATCATCGAAACACGGAAACTTATTGAAGCAAAAAACCTCTTGTTGACAACGACTAAAACGATCTCGGAAATCGGCTTTGAACTCGGCTACCAAGACAAAGCTTACTTTACCAATGTCTTCAAAAAGAAAGCCGGCATGACGCCTTCGGAATTTAGAAATGAAATTCAAAAACTTATTTCCGAATAG
- the ygiD gene encoding 4,5-DOPA dioxygenase extradiol, producing the protein MATLPLAGVAHKANSLYKFSEELEATDKFPVLFLGHGSPMNAIEDNEFVQGFKKIGQTFEKPKAILVVSAHWETRGTFVTAMEHPATIHDFGGFPQALFDVQYPAPGSPALALETQRVVSKADVHLDDKWGLDHGSWSVVKHLYPDADVPIIQMSIDYTQPAAYHYEIAQQLNALRKKGVLIIGSGNMVHNLRMVAWDKLDTAGYAYEWATIANEKMKQFIQNGNHQALIDFRKQGKEFDLAIPTPEHYLPLIYTLGLQEKNDELFLFNDNSVAGSLTMTSLKIG; encoded by the coding sequence ATGGCAACATTACCATTAGCTGGAGTAGCACATAAAGCAAACTCACTCTATAAATTTTCCGAGGAACTAGAGGCAACGGATAAATTTCCGGTCTTATTTTTAGGACATGGAAGTCCCATGAACGCCATAGAGGACAACGAATTTGTGCAGGGCTTCAAAAAAATAGGTCAAACTTTCGAGAAACCGAAGGCGATTCTTGTTGTTTCCGCACACTGGGAAACACGTGGAACATTTGTCACAGCGATGGAGCACCCCGCCACAATTCATGATTTTGGCGGCTTTCCTCAGGCACTCTTTGATGTCCAATATCCAGCTCCAGGAAGCCCAGCACTCGCTTTGGAAACGCAACGTGTCGTCAGCAAAGCGGATGTTCACCTCGACGACAAATGGGGGTTGGACCATGGTTCCTGGTCAGTCGTCAAACATCTATATCCTGATGCAGACGTTCCAATTATTCAAATGAGCATCGATTACACACAGCCTGCAGCATACCATTACGAGATTGCACAGCAATTAAACGCGCTAAGAAAAAAAGGGGTGCTCATTATAGGGAGTGGCAATATGGTGCACAATTTACGGATGGTCGCCTGGGACAAACTCGATACGGCAGGCTATGCGTATGAGTGGGCCACGATAGCCAACGAAAAAATGAAGCAATTCATCCAGAACGGCAATCATCAGGCGCTCATCGATTTCAGAAAACAGGGCAAAGAGTTTGACTTGGCAATTCCGACGCCTGAACATTACCTCCCTTTAATCTATACCTTGGGTTTACAGGAGAAAAATGACGAGCTGTTTCTCTTCAACGACAATTCAGTGGCTGGATCGCTGACCATGACTTCTTTGAAAATCGGGTAA